The proteins below come from a single Pieris brassicae chromosome 1, ilPieBrab1.1, whole genome shotgun sequence genomic window:
- the LOC123715807 gene encoding folylpolyglutamate synthase, mitochondrial-like isoform X1, translated as MISVGLCRSLIFRIVCRMFSIKYEEAVHKLNSLQSNKATIAQIRKDIKTGQKCTNLKDMENYLMRTGISLNTLDKLSVVHVAGTKGKGSTSAMCESILRAHGFRTGFYSSPHLVAVRERIRLFGIPLSEEAFARHFHKVYDSLYKTQAYDGDMPKYFAFLTVMAFNVFLEEEVDVAVVEVGIGGIDDYTNILRKVPVIGITALGLDHTAILGTTLPEIALAKAGVMKPGCLAYTVHQETDAMDVLRRKAIEFQCPLTTVPNYSTYAFQNGLRLSIELEAYRMNASLSIQLAHAWMGIKTKDKNNIDNTIQNTDLLISSLSKETVIGLRDCKWPGRYQIIETNYGCVYLDGAHTKESMEICAKWFAENCRYIIFYECDKAVVLSI; from the exons ATGATTAGCGTCGGCCTGTGTCGTAGTTTGATTTTCAGAATAGTTTGCAGAATGTTTTCTATCAAATACGAG GAGGCTGTTCATAAACTGAACTCATTACAATCCAATAAAGCAACTATTGCACAAATTCGCAAGGATATAAAAACTGGTCAA aaatgtaCAAACTTAAAAGACATGGAAAACTATCTTATGAGAACGGGAATTTCATTGAATACACTTGATAAATTATCTGTGGTACATGTGGCTGGCACTAAAGGAAAG ggTTCAACTAGTGCAATGTGTGAATCAATATTACGGGCACACGGTTTTCGTACCGGTTTCTACTCATCACCTCATCTAGTAGCAGTACGAGAACGAATCAGATTGTTTGGAATACCACTTTCTGAAGAGGCATTTGCAAGGCACTTTCATAAAGTGTATGATTCTCTATATAAAACACAG gCTTATGATGGTGACATGCCGAAATACTTCGCTTTCCTTACAGTGATGGCGTTCAATGTATTTCTTGAAGAGGAAGTAGATGTCGCGGTTGTGGAGGTTGGCATCGGAGGAATCGATgactatactaatattttaag AAAAGTTCCAGTTATTGGCATAACAGCACTGGGGTTAGATCACACTGCCATACTGGGTACGACACTACCAGAAATAGCATTGGCTAAAGCCGGTGTTATGAAACCGGGATGTTTAGCTTACACGGTACATCAAGAAACTGATGCTATGGATGTACTGAGACGAAAAGCTATTGAATTTCaa tgtCCTCTTACAACAGTTCCCAATTATAGTACATATGCATTTCAAAATGGACTTCGTCTATCAATAGAATTAGAAGCTTATAGAATGAATGCATCATTATCTATTCAACTAGCTCATGCATGGATGggaataaaaactaaagataaaaataatatagataacacaATTCAAAATACAGATTTATTAATCAGTAGCTTGTCAAAGGAAACTGTGATAGGCTTGCGGGATTGCAAGTGGCCTGGGAGGTACCAgattattgaaacaaattatgGTTGTGTATATCTTGATGGGGCTCATACAAAAGAATCCATGGAAATATGTGCTAAATGGTTTGCGGAAAACTGCaggtatattatattctatgaATGTGACAAAGCTGTAGTACTATCTATATAG
- the LOC123715807 gene encoding folylpolyglutamate synthase, mitochondrial-like isoform X2 — MISVGLCRSLIFRIVCRMFSIKYEEAVHKLNSLQSNKATIAQIRKDIKTGQKCTNLKDMENYLMRTGISLNTLDKLSVVHVAGTKGKGSTSAMCESILRAHGFRTGFYSSPHLVAVRERIRLFGIPLSEEAFARHFHKVYDSLYKTQ; from the exons ATGATTAGCGTCGGCCTGTGTCGTAGTTTGATTTTCAGAATAGTTTGCAGAATGTTTTCTATCAAATACGAG GAGGCTGTTCATAAACTGAACTCATTACAATCCAATAAAGCAACTATTGCACAAATTCGCAAGGATATAAAAACTGGTCAA aaatgtaCAAACTTAAAAGACATGGAAAACTATCTTATGAGAACGGGAATTTCATTGAATACACTTGATAAATTATCTGTGGTACATGTGGCTGGCACTAAAGGAAAG ggTTCAACTAGTGCAATGTGTGAATCAATATTACGGGCACACGGTTTTCGTACCGGTTTCTACTCATCACCTCATCTAGTAGCAGTACGAGAACGAATCAGATTGTTTGGAATACCACTTTCTGAAGAGGCATTTGCAAGGCACTTTCATAAAGTGTATGATTCTCTATATAAAACACAG TGA